A region of Beijerinckia sp. 28-YEA-48 DNA encodes the following proteins:
- a CDS encoding feruloyl-CoA synthase has translation MILRSNVPTVESEDRLHDYLRHWAAVRPQQTFLAERNKDGNGWREITYAEADDAVSRLGESLASRPLGPDRPILILSGNSIDHQLMALAAMSVGIPYTPLSVAYSTLSGDLGKLRAILTLLDPGLIFVDDAQPFVRALAIPEMQGREIVVARGHDLVPGAQSLNGLLSAQPGNNLKKRAEAVTADTVAKILFTSGSTGSPKGVPTTHRMMTTSQEQIASIWPFMSQQIPVILDWLPWSHVFGGSFSLNSALRHGGIFYIDDGRPVPGEFARTVRNIQDIRPTHYWNVPKAYELLVPALRDNELARKNFFSDLLMMFYAGASLPEPIWRDLVELGRQTTGRDVPMLTSWGLTETAPSITIVNCSALEVGNIGIPVPGLELKLVPHQGKMEARARGPNVMAGYWKLPEATAAAFDEEGYFRTGDALKLADPHNASKGVIFDGRTTEDFKLLSGTWVDAASVRLRVLAAFTGLASDVVVTGADRSEIGVLILPTAGRNPDDPDYRDALGRALSKANDAVSGSAQVVAKAGLLRQMPTFDSGEITEKGSLNARLIRERHRDEIDRLHSGLEVDTIVPA, from the coding sequence ATGATTTTGCGAAGCAATGTTCCCACCGTGGAAAGCGAGGACCGTCTACACGACTATTTACGCCATTGGGCCGCCGTGCGCCCGCAGCAAACCTTTCTGGCTGAACGCAATAAGGACGGCAACGGTTGGCGCGAAATCACCTATGCGGAGGCTGACGATGCGGTCTCGCGTCTCGGCGAAAGCCTCGCGTCGCGTCCGCTTGGGCCCGATCGTCCCATTCTCATTCTGTCCGGCAATAGCATCGACCACCAGTTGATGGCGCTCGCCGCGATGTCCGTCGGCATTCCCTACACGCCGCTCTCGGTGGCATATTCCACCCTCAGCGGGGACCTGGGCAAGCTGCGCGCCATTTTGACTCTCCTGGATCCGGGCCTCATCTTCGTTGACGATGCCCAGCCATTTGTGCGCGCGCTGGCTATTCCGGAAATGCAAGGCCGAGAGATCGTGGTCGCGCGTGGGCACGATCTGGTGCCGGGCGCTCAATCTTTGAATGGGCTCTTGAGCGCGCAACCAGGAAATAACCTCAAGAAACGTGCCGAGGCTGTGACGGCGGATACGGTGGCCAAGATTCTCTTCACGTCGGGGTCGACCGGAAGCCCGAAGGGCGTTCCCACGACCCATCGCATGATGACCACGTCGCAGGAGCAGATCGCCAGCATCTGGCCGTTCATGAGCCAGCAGATTCCCGTCATCCTCGATTGGCTCCCGTGGAGCCACGTCTTCGGCGGGTCCTTCAGTTTGAATAGCGCCCTGCGGCACGGCGGCATTTTCTATATCGATGATGGCCGGCCGGTTCCCGGCGAGTTCGCGCGCACGGTACGAAACATCCAGGACATTCGCCCGACGCATTATTGGAACGTGCCGAAAGCTTATGAGCTGCTGGTTCCAGCTCTCAGAGACAATGAGCTTGCGCGCAAAAATTTCTTTAGCGACTTGCTTATGATGTTCTATGCGGGTGCCAGTCTTCCCGAACCGATTTGGCGCGATCTCGTCGAACTCGGTCGGCAGACCACGGGGCGGGACGTACCGATGTTGACGAGCTGGGGACTGACCGAGACGGCGCCCTCCATCACCATTGTGAACTGTTCGGCCCTTGAAGTCGGCAATATCGGCATCCCCGTGCCTGGGCTTGAGCTCAAATTGGTGCCGCATCAGGGCAAGATGGAAGCGCGTGCGCGCGGCCCCAATGTGATGGCTGGCTATTGGAAGCTGCCGGAAGCCACCGCCGCGGCCTTCGATGAAGAAGGATATTTCCGCACCGGCGATGCCTTGAAACTGGCGGATCCCCATAATGCTTCGAAGGGCGTCATTTTCGATGGCCGTACCACGGAAGATTTCAAGCTTCTCAGCGGCACGTGGGTCGATGCCGCAAGTGTGCGGCTGCGCGTTCTCGCCGCCTTTACAGGGTTGGCGAGCGATGTCGTCGTGACAGGTGCGGATCGCAGCGAAATCGGTGTGTTGATCCTGCCGACAGCGGGTCGCAATCCAGACGATCCTGACTACCGTGACGCGCTCGGCAGAGCCCTGTCCAAGGCCAATGATGCTGTGTCCGGCTCGGCGCAAGTCGTGGCGAAAGCCGGCCTCTTGCGGCAAATGCCGACCTTCGATTCCGGAGAGATCACCGAAAAGGGTTCCTTGAACGCCCGCCTGATCCGCGAACGACACCGCGATGAGATCGATCGTCTTCACAGCGGGCTCGAGGTTGATACGATCGTGCCCGCATAA
- a CDS encoding flagellin, translating into MTSILTNNAALIALQTLTQTSKDMATTQSHISTGMRVASAADNAAYWTIATKMKSDNDANSSVTDALNLGSSTIDVATAAMNAAKDLVSQIKAKLVTASQPGVNRADVQSDITELQKQMKSVADSAAVSGQNWIFVDSGATGYNPIKSTLASISRDSDGTLSLGTIDIDASKIALFDAATSGTTGGILDKDRTVGTTTAAIATFDVSALTDSAADKATLTAYIKIADETLNDVTIAASNLGSVKSRISAQQTFISQLMDAITSGVGSLVDADMNKESTKLQALQVQQQLGVQSLSLANQSTQLILKLFGN; encoded by the coding sequence ATGACCAGCATACTGACCAACAATGCCGCTCTGATCGCTCTGCAAACGTTGACCCAGACGTCCAAGGACATGGCAACGACGCAGTCGCACATTTCGACGGGCATGCGTGTCGCAAGCGCGGCCGACAATGCCGCCTATTGGACGATCGCCACCAAGATGAAGTCCGACAACGACGCCAATTCGTCGGTGACGGACGCACTGAACTTGGGCAGCTCGACGATTGACGTCGCCACCGCCGCGATGAATGCGGCGAAAGACCTGGTTTCGCAGATCAAAGCAAAGCTGGTGACCGCCTCTCAGCCCGGCGTCAATCGCGCGGACGTGCAGTCAGACATCACCGAGCTGCAGAAGCAAATGAAGAGCGTCGCGGATTCGGCCGCCGTCTCCGGACAAAACTGGATCTTCGTCGATTCCGGCGCTACGGGTTACAATCCAATTAAAAGCACATTGGCATCCATATCGCGCGATTCGGATGGAACGCTTTCGCTCGGCACGATCGATATCGATGCGTCGAAGATTGCGCTCTTCGACGCCGCCACGTCCGGCACGACGGGCGGCATTCTCGACAAGGACCGCACCGTTGGCACGACGACGGCGGCGATCGCCACGTTCGACGTATCGGCGCTGACCGATTCGGCCGCCGACAAAGCCACTTTGACGGCCTATATCAAGATCGCGGACGAGACACTGAACGACGTGACGATTGCCGCTTCAAACCTGGGATCGGTCAAGTCACGAATCTCGGCGCAACAGACGTTCATCTCCCAGTTGATGGATGCGATCACAAGCGGTGTCGGCTCACTGGTCGATGCGGACATGAACAAGGAATCGACGAAACTGCAGGCATTGCAAGTGCAGCAGCAATTGGGCGTTCAATCGCTGTCGCTGGCCAACCAGAGCACGCAATTGATCCTGAAACTCTTCGGCAATTAA